The Polyangium mundeleinium genome contains the following window.
CGTCGGCAAGATGCTCGATCGGATGGACCGCCACGGTAGGGGGGTGGGCGACGCGACGGCGACGTGCTCGGCCTTGCAAACGATGGAAGTGGACTGCAAGCCTCCGGTCTTCGCGCGGGCGGTTCGGGCTCGCCCGAGCTCGCGGCCTCATGATGCACAGCAAAGCTTTCGAAGACGCGTTCGACGTGATGGGCGCACCAAGCCCCCCGGATATGTGGAGGAAGCTGTCCAGCGCGGTGGCGCCGAGCTGGCGCGTCGAGCGCTCGAGCTTCGTGGGCCGCGCGGACTCCATCCGTCAGCTCAAGGCCTACCTCGACGAGGGTGCGCGCCTCGTGACCCTCCTCGGCGCGCCGGGGCTCGGCAAGACACGCCTGCTCCGGCGCCTCGGCGGCATGCTCGCAGACGAGGGCGCGCGCGTTCACTTCTTCGATCTCACCACGGCCACGACCCGGGGCAGCGTGATCGCGATCGTCTCCCGGCAGCTCGGCTTGTCGCAGGTGCGCGACGGGGACGTCGACGAAACCGTCGCCCAGATCGGGCATGCGCTCGCGGCGCGCGGGCCCATGGTCCTCCTGCTCGATAACTTCGAGCAGGTCGTCGAGCACGCCGAGACCACCATCGGCCGCTGGCTGGTGATGGCGCCGTTCGCCACCCTGATCGTGACCTCCCGCGAGGCGCTCCGGCTCGAGGAAGAGGTCTCCTTCGAGATCCAGCCGCTCACGCTGGAAGAAGGGGTGCGGCTCTTCGAGGACCGCGCGCGCCTCGTGCGCCCCGGCCTCGCGATCACGGGCGAGGAGCGGGACGCCGTGCTCCGGATCGTCGAGCATCTCGAGGGGATCCCGCTGGCCATCGAGCTCGCCGCCGCGCGGACGGCGATCCTGCTCCCGTCCGAAATCGACACGCGGCTCGGATCCCCCTTCGGGCTCCTGCGGACGGCCCGGAGGGGCGCTCCCGAGCGCCACCAGACCCTGGAGCGGGCGATCGACGGGTCCTTCGATCTGCTCATGCCCTGGGAAAAGGCAGCCTTCGCCCAGTGCTCCGTGTTTCGCGGCGGTTTTTCCCTCCAAGCCGCAGAAGCGGTGCTCGACCTGACCCCTCACCCCGAAGCGCCCCCGGTGCTCGACGTGCTCGCGGCCCTTTGCCACAAATCGCTGCTCCGTCGCTACGTGTTGCCGGGCCCATCGAACCGTACGCGCTTCGGCATGTTCGAGAGCCTGCGGGTCTATGCGGCAGGCAAGCTCGACGAGGCGAGCCGCGCGCGGGCCGAAGCAAGACACAGCCGCCATTTCGTCGAGGCGGCCGAGGCCTGGGCCGTGACCTCGGGGGCGGGCTTCGCGCTCGGGCTGGAGCTGCTCGCCCTGGAATCGAGCAACATCATCCAGGTCGTGCGCCGGCGTGTGAAGGAGGACGCGCTCGCGCTCCGCGCCGCGCTCGCCCTCGACGCGCTGTTCGCGCGGGTGGGGCCGCTGCAGGCGCGGGTCGACCTGCTCGAAGACGTATCCATGTGCGAGCAGGCCGCGACGCCCGAGCTGCGGATCCGGTACTTGCGCATGCGCGCCGAGGCCCACTGGATGAGCTACCCGTGGACGGACACGCGCCCGGATCTGAAGCGCGCCCTGTCGCTCGCGCGGCAGGAGGGCGACCGGCGCGCCGAGGTGGCCATCCTCGTCGCGCTGGCGGCCGCCTCGATCTACCAGACCGAGCCCCAGGCGGGCGGGCATTACTACCGGCAAGCCGTGGCGGCGGCGCGCCTCCACGGCGACCGCGCAGCTCTGGCCATGGTGCTCTGCGGGCCCGACGACGAGGTGCTCGGCCCCGCCGAGATCCTTGCGCTCGTCAAGGAGCTGGAAGACCTACGCGAGAGGACCGTCGCGCTGGGGAGCCTCATCATCCGGAGGATGGTCTCGGGCGAGCTCGAGGGGGCGCTCGAGGCCGCCGAGCTGACGCGCGCCGCCGCGACGAAGGCAGGCGCGCCCATACTCGAAGCGGTGGCGAATTCGCACGCCCGCGGGCTGGAGCTCCTCCTCGGACGGGCGAAGGACGCGAGCCGGCTCGAGCAGGTGAGCGAGCAGCTTCGCGCGCAGGGCGGCGGCTTCCCGTATCAGGTCTCGCTCCTGCACTTGATGGACTACTTCCACTGCCAGGGACGGCTCGCCGACCTGCGGGCGATCGTCGACCGGATGATCCGCGAACGGGCCTCGAGCAGGTATCCGTCGACCACGCAGGTGATCGCCGCCTATCTCGGCGTCCTCGAGGCCGAGGATGGGCGCCTCGAACGCGCCGAAGCCCATTTCGCCGAAGCACGCGCGAACAGCGCGCTCCCGGTCGTCGCGGTCAAGGTTCACCTCCTCGAAGGGTGCCTGGACATCGCGCGCGCGCGACGCGCCGCAGCGGAGGGACGCTGGGAGGAGATGCGGGCTCGCCTCGACGACGCGCGCCGTCGCCTCACCTCCTTCGGCGATCTGTCCACGGGGCCGATCCGCCTCACCGCGCTGGGCATCGCGCCTGCCCTCGAGCGCGCCCTCGCCGCCTGCGAGGCCGGCGCCTTCCCGCCCAGCCTGCCCGCGCCCGACGAAGGGTCGATCTCGGCGCCTCCGCCCGAGCCGGCCCTCGAGCTCGATTCGAACGGCCGCTGGTTCCGCCTCGGGAAAGGCGAGAAGGTGAGCCTTCATCGACGCCACGTGCTGGCCGCGATCCTCGCGCGGCTCTCCGAGCGTCACGCGGCAGCGCCAGGGGACCCGTTGCCCGTGTCCGAGCTCGTCGAGGCAGGCTGGCCGGGGGAGCGCATCCTGCCGGGCGCCGCCGCGAACCGCTTGCACAACGCGGTGGCCGTGCTCCGCGGCCTCGGGCTGCGAGGCGTGCTGATCACCCGCGACGGCGGCTACCTGCTGGATCCCGCCCTTGTCGTCCGTAAGCACTGATCCGCTGCCGCTTCCGCTGCCGCTGCCGCTTCCTCGACGGTGACTGCGCGGATCAAATCGGCGTCGGCGGCGCGACGACCGCCTCGTTCTGGCCGCTGCGCTCGAGTGCCCTCGCGACGAAGCCGGACGCCTTCATTTCCTCGACGAACGCGCGGAGCGCGCGCACGCCTGCGTCGCGGCCCTTCGGCATGCCCATCGCCTGCTCGATTGCCATGAAGCGGCCGGGGAGCAGGCGCGTCTCGGGATGCTCCTCGGCGAACTTGGTCATCGGCTGCTTCACGCCGGCGGCGACCTCCAGCTTGTCGCGCAGGAACATCTCGCAGGCCTCGGAGCCGGTCGGCTGTGTGACGACTTTGGCGCGCTCGAGTGTCCGCGTCAGATGAAGTTCATACGCGCTGCCCTTGGCGGCGGCGACACGGATGTCGTCGCGGTCCACCTCGTCGGTGGTCTTGATGGGCGAGTCCTTTGGCACGACGTAGGCGCCCTCGATCAGCACATAAGGCCCCGTGAAGTCGATCTCGGCCGCGCGCACCGGATCGATCGCCAGGAAGGCGATGTCCCATTCGCCGCGCTTCAAAGCCTCGAATACCTTGCCGGCGGCGTCGAAGGTGACGAACGCGCTCGGGATGCCGAGTCGTTTGGCGAATTCACGCGCGAGCTCGCCGGAGACCCCGCGCGGCTCGCCGGTGACGGGGTCTCTCTGCGCCAAGACGGTATTGCCGAAGTTGATCGCCGCGCGGAGCCGTCCGGTCGGCGCCAGGGCTTGAACGACGTGGGACGGAATCGCGTCTGCCATGATGGCCGGAGACTAATCAAGCGCTGCCATCGGCACAATCGGCAACCTCCCAGCCTTTCTTGCTCCGCTGCTCGACGCAGCGAAGGCCCGGGATTGAGCGTGAGGGCGTCCGAGGAGGCCATCGGGGCAGGGGACCGGCGGGAGCGGCGGCGGGAGCGAGAGCCACGCGTGCGACTTCACACCGGTAGGCGACGCTGGTACCCCTGTCCTTGCACCGATGCGCGCTCCGTTGCTCCTCCTCGCAGGGCTCACGCTCGCGGCTTGCCGCTCCACGACGGAGCCGCAAGACACGGCAGCCGCGTCCGCGTCCGCGTCCGCACCCGCGTCCGCGTCTGCGTCTGCGTCTGTCCTGACGTACGTCGATCCACCCGTGGAGAAGGGCGCGACGTCGCCGAATCTCGTTCCCGCGGGAGACGGCGCGCTCTTCACGTGGATCGAACCGGCGGCGGAAGGCCCGAAGAAGGGCGGGCGCGTGCGCCTCGCGA
Protein-coding sequences here:
- a CDS encoding AAA family ATPase gives rise to the protein MMHSKAFEDAFDVMGAPSPPDMWRKLSSAVAPSWRVERSSFVGRADSIRQLKAYLDEGARLVTLLGAPGLGKTRLLRRLGGMLADEGARVHFFDLTTATTRGSVIAIVSRQLGLSQVRDGDVDETVAQIGHALAARGPMVLLLDNFEQVVEHAETTIGRWLVMAPFATLIVTSREALRLEEEVSFEIQPLTLEEGVRLFEDRARLVRPGLAITGEERDAVLRIVEHLEGIPLAIELAAARTAILLPSEIDTRLGSPFGLLRTARRGAPERHQTLERAIDGSFDLLMPWEKAAFAQCSVFRGGFSLQAAEAVLDLTPHPEAPPVLDVLAALCHKSLLRRYVLPGPSNRTRFGMFESLRVYAAGKLDEASRARAEARHSRHFVEAAEAWAVTSGAGFALGLELLALESSNIIQVVRRRVKEDALALRAALALDALFARVGPLQARVDLLEDVSMCEQAATPELRIRYLRMRAEAHWMSYPWTDTRPDLKRALSLARQEGDRRAEVAILVALAAASIYQTEPQAGGHYYRQAVAAARLHGDRAALAMVLCGPDDEVLGPAEILALVKELEDLRERTVALGSLIIRRMVSGELEGALEAAELTRAAATKAGAPILEAVANSHARGLELLLGRAKDASRLEQVSEQLRAQGGGFPYQVSLLHLMDYFHCQGRLADLRAIVDRMIRERASSRYPSTTQVIAAYLGVLEAEDGRLERAEAHFAEARANSALPVVAVKVHLLEGCLDIARARRAAAEGRWEEMRARLDDARRRLTSFGDLSTGPIRLTALGIAPALERALAACEAGAFPPSLPAPDEGSISAPPPEPALELDSNGRWFRLGKGEKVSLHRRHVLAAILARLSERHAAAPGDPLPVSELVEAGWPGERILPGAAANRLHNAVAVLRGLGLRGVLITRDGGYLLDPALVVRKH
- a CDS encoding ABC transporter substrate-binding protein; the protein is MADAIPSHVVQALAPTGRLRAAINFGNTVLAQRDPVTGEPRGVSGELAREFAKRLGIPSAFVTFDAAGKVFEALKRGEWDIAFLAIDPVRAAEIDFTGPYVLIEGAYVVPKDSPIKTTDEVDRDDIRVAAAKGSAYELHLTRTLERAKVVTQPTGSEACEMFLRDKLEVAAGVKQPMTKFAEEHPETRLLPGRFMAIEQAMGMPKGRDAGVRALRAFVEEMKASGFVARALERSGQNEAVVAPPTPI